Genomic segment of Parageobacillus genomosp. 1:
AAGCTGATAATATAACTTTCCTAGCCAGCCGTACTGATCCTTGTAATATTCAGCAGGACTGACATTTGGCGGCAGATACATTTCCTGCGGAAAAATCGTTCCGATTGCCGAAGCGATGAGCGTAATAACAATAAGTGCTACTCCGACTTTTACCGAAGAGAAAAACGCCCAAATTTTATCAATAATCGTCTTATTGTACGTTTGGGAACGGCGCGCGCTTCCTTCATAGCGCATATCTAAAAGCTGTTTTTCCGCATGTTCTTCAAGCGGTTTTCCGCATGATTCGCAAAAGGCGGTACCATGTGGATTGACATGGCCGCACTCGCATTTTACATGTTCCATTTGGCAAAACTCCTTACGGTTTGATGCTTTCCATATACTGCTTTACCATCTCTTCTGTCATCGTTCCAGTAATGATTTTTTTCACTTTGCCGTTTTTATCGATCAAAAACGTGGCCGGCAGCTGGCCGACATCATAAGCGTTCATCACTTGATCCTCACGGTCAATCATAATCGGAAACGTCAGGCCAAAACGATCGGCAAACTTTTGCACGCTCAGTTTCGTTTCGCCGACGTTGACCGCTAGCACCTCAACGCCTTGCTTTTTGTAAACATCATATTGTCGGTTGATGTACGGCATTTCTTTCTCGCACGGTTTGCACCACGTTCCCCAGAAGTTTAAAAATACGCCTTTGCCGCGATAATCAGAAAGACGGTGTTCTTTCCCTTGTAAATCTGTCAAAACAAAATCTGGCGCTACCGAACCAACTTTTACCCTTTCTTTTTCTGTAAAAAAGTTGGAATAAATCGTGTATCCTACCGCCGCCAATAACAGTAATAAAATAACCGTTCGCATAATAAGCCGCTGTTGTTTTTTCATCTTTCAAACCCCTTGAAATCGTAATATCCCATTTTCCATTATAACAGTGTTGTTTACCGTCTTAACCGGCATTATATGAACGTTATGTGACAATAATTTACTTACTGCCGCCTGATAGCGCAAGCGCGCGCAACTGTTTTACTTCATGCGGCGTCAGTTCGCGGTAATCCCCGGGATTGAGCCCCTTTAAATCCAAAAACGCGTAACGTTCCCGCTTCAATTTCATCACATTGCAGCCGATCGCTTCAAACATGCGGCGCACTTGACGGTTGCGCCCTTCATGAATGCGGATTTCAACAATCGCTGTCTGCTTTTGTTTATTGATAGAAAGCATTTTTACTTTTGCCGGCGCCGTCATGCCGTCTTCGAGCATAATCCCTTTTTCAAGCTGTTTTAATTGCTCCCGCGTCGGGATGCCTTTTACTTTGGCAATATACACTTTTTCGATTTCATAGCGCGGGTGCATTAATAAATTAGCAAAATCACCGTCGTTTGTAAGCAACAGAATTCCGGACGTATCGTAATCGAGACGGCCAATCGGATAAATGCGTTTATCAAGATCTTTGAAAAAATCGGTCACCACTTTGCGGCCTTTGTCGTCTTTCACACTTGAAATCACTCCGCGCGGTTTATAAAGAAGATAATATACCGGCTCCTCCCGTTCCACCGGTATTCCGTCTACTTCGACTTTATCTTGCGGGCCTACTTTCACGCCAAGTTCGGTAACAACTTTTCCGTTTACTTTCACTTTCCCTTGCAAGATGAGTTGTTCCGCCTTCCGCCTTGACGCGATTCCTGCACGGGCAATCACTTTTTGCAAGCGTTCCATCCTCGTTTCACCTCTTTCATCATCTTACTCTTTCCGGCAAAAAGATACAAGCGCGCCCTCTCATTATTTTTATCATACTCGCTTTTTTTCGACAAATGCAAAATCTATGCTGACAAACAAAACGAAAAAGCCGCCTCCTAAAGGCGGCCTATTTGCCAAAGACAAGCAAAACAATAAAAAAGGAAACGATAAAACTGAGGATATCTGCTAAAATCCCTACTTTTAATGCGTCTCCCATCTTTTTAATCCCAACGGCTCCGAAATACACTGTTAGCACATACAGCGTTGTTTCCGTACTTCCTTGAATCGTGGAAGCCAACCGCCCGATAAACGAATCCGGGCCATAGGTAGCAATTAAATCGGTTGTCATTCCAAGCGCGGCGGTGCCGGAAATGGTGCGAATCATCGCCAACGGCACCACTTCAGCCGGAAGGCCGATCGCATCGGCAAGCGGCTTAATCCCGTTCATCATATAATCAAGCGCGCCGGACGCGCGGAAAATGGCAATCGATACAAGCATGCCGACTAAATACGGAATAAGTGAAAACGCAATCTGTATCCCTTCTTTTCCGCCTTCGACAAACGCTTCATAAGTCGGCACTTTTTTTATCGTTCCATATAAAAGGATAAACGCGATCGTTACCGGAATAAGCCAGGTAGAAATAATTTGAATAAACGCCATTACCGCTTCCCGCCCTTCCGCGTGCGTTTCCAGTAATAATAACGATCAATCAGCACAGCCCCGACGGTTGAAATCGTCGAAGCGACAAGCGTCGTACCGATAATTTCTCCCGGCGATGCCGAGCCGTATGTCATGCGGATCGAAATGACTGTCGCTGGAATTAAGGTGATACTTGAAGTATTAATGGCTAAAAACGTTACCATCGAACGGCTTGCTACATCTTTATGGCCGTTGAGCTTTTTTAACTCTTCCATCGCCTTAATTCCCATTGGGGTGGCGGCGTTGCCGAGGCCAAACATATTGGCAATCATATTGGAAACGATATAGCCGAGCGCGGGATGGTTGGGCGGCACTTCCGGAAAAAGACGGCGGACGAGTGGCTTGCAAACACGCGCCAGCCTTTCTAGCAGCCCTGCTTCTTCTGCGATTTTCATCAGGCCAAGCCAAAACACCAGGATGCTGATCATGCCGATGCTGATCGTAACGGCTTCCTTCGCGCTTTTAAAAATGGCTTCATTCACTTTATTCATCGTACCATGAAACATTGCAAACACAATTCCGACGAGCGCCATCAACACCCAAATTAGATTAACCATCGTTTCCCACACCTAAAAAATGAAATACATTCCAAACGGAATGGTCCGTTTCCTTGCTCATACTCTTTTTATACAAAAGCGGAACTTCATCGACTGCTTTATCTCCTAAGTAAAGTACTGCTTTCCCAACAATGATTGGGATACTGCTTTCGTCTTTCTGCCATTCTTTTTTTGGACGCAGAAGATAAATTTTTACACGCAGTTCTTTGATTTCTTCTTCCGTCACAGGATATCGCAGGTCACGGCTTGCTTGTATATTTTTTCGATAAAAGGAATCACGAATCTTTTTCACTATTCGTTCCCGATCGACTTTGGCCATTTTATAATGATCAAACCCATATTCATACATAGCGATGTGATCGTTCCAATCATCCGGCGCGTCCAATGTTACCGCAATTAAATCCATTCCGCCTTTAGAAGCGGTAGTCACAAGCGTTCGCTTTGCCCGTTTGGTATAGCCGGTTTTTCCTCCCGTACAATACTCATACAATTTAGTAAGCAGCTTATTTTTATTCCGCCATACCCGATCCCAATCTTCTCCGGGAGCAGCAGGAGCCCGGTATACTTTTGTTCTAGAAATCTTGCGAAACTCCTTATTTTTCATCGCATATTGCATAAGAAGCGCCATGTCATAGGCAGTGGAATAGTGATTTTCCGAATCATCCAATCCGTGCGGATTGGCAAAATGGGTATTGCGCATGCCGATTTCTGCTGCTTTTTGGTTCATTAAAAAAACAAAGCCTTCTAAGCTGCCGCCGACATGTTCGGCAATCGCCACCGCCGCGTCATTTCCCGAACGCAGCATCGTCCCATAGACAAGATCGCGAAGCTTTATTTTTTCCCCTTCTTTTAAATAAATCGATGACCCTTCTGTATGTACAGCACGCTCGCTCACCGTTACCGTGTCATCCATTTTGCCTGATTCGATTGCCAAAATCGCGGTCATAATTTTTGTAATGCTGGCAATGCGCCGCTTTGTATGTGCATCTTTTTCAAATAATATGCGCCCTGAATGCTGTTCCATTAAAATCGCGCTTTGTGCACTTATTCCGCCCATTCCCTTTTCTTCGCCCATTGCCTTTGCTTGATCCGGAATACATGAAAAAAGCATCGTCATCGCTGCGATGAACAGTACAATTTGTTTCCGTATCTTCATGTAATCCCCATCCTTTTGCTGTTTTGTACAAGTGTATGCGCAAAATGGACGGATATGATTAGAAAATGTACAAGTTCGCCTAGTTCATGGACAGGATAAAAGGCGAAGGAGAGAACCCCCGCCTTTATTAAAATGGCTTCCACTGCAGCTTGCGCGCCTGCTCGAACCGTTCTTCCACATCGCGCCAGTTGACGACGTTCCACCAGCTGTTAATATATGCAGCACGGTCGTTTTTATATTGTAAATAATAAGCATGTTCCCAAACGTCGAGCACCAACAGCGGGATCGTATCCCACTGGGTCATTAACTGATGCTTTTCCGTCTGTAAAATTTCTAAACGGCGGGACCGCGGCGACCAAATGAGCAGCGCCCAGCCGACTCCTTCGACGCTTTTTGCTGCCTCGGTAAAATGACGCTTAAATCTTTCAAAACTTCCAAAATCTCGTTTTATTTGTTCTAGTAGCGCACCGCGCGGTTGGCCGCCGCCTTCTGGGTGCATATTATTCCAAAAAATCGTATGCAAATAATGTCCGGAACCGTGGAACGCCGCTTCCCGCTCCCAGTGTTTCAACAGTTCATAGTCATTCGTTTCGCGCGCTTTTTTCATCATTTTTTCCGCTTTATTTAAGCCGTCCACATAGCTTTGATGATGCTTTGTATGATGCAGCCGCATAATTTCTCTGGAAATATGCGGCTCAAGCGCATCGTAGCTGTATGGAAGCGGCGGGAGGACGTGCTTGCCGGCTGCCACATATGTTTGTTGTCTTTCTTCTATTCCGCTTTCCTCCTGTCTGATGGCCAACTGTCCATTTTGCTGAAACACCAGCGCTTTTTCATATACTTCGTCCACCATGCGCTGAAGTTCATAAATGGCGTCCTCCGTCCATGCGTCGCCATGATGTTCGATGTAGGAAAGCAATGAATCAACGCGGCAATCGCCGCCGTCCTCCCCCCGCTGCAGCAAAATTTGTTCCACTTGTTTTCCCCATTCTTTTACTTCCGCCACATATTGTTGAAATCGTTCTTGTTCATTCATCTCGAAGAACCTCCTTTTTTTATCACCATATCGTATGTCAGCTGCCTAAAAGTCGTTCTTGTCCGCATTCACCCATTTCCTTCACGTTCATACATATAAAATCGAGGTGAGGAACAAGTGAACAAAACATTGGAACAAGAAGCATTATGGGAAATGCGCTTTTGGATACAAATTCTTGGCGACCATTGTCGATTTATTCTTGAATCTTTAGCAGAAAAAGAAAAGGTGGAAATTGATCAAGCAAAACGATTCATTCATGTATTTGATGAACTGTTAGAAGAAGCGCGCCGGCCGTCAGTAGAATCTTGGGCTGCGCTTGTTCAGCGCGGAAAAGAGGCAGGGGAACGGCTGCGGGCATTTAAACTTCATTTGTTGAAACGACTTTTGACAGAAAAAATCAGCTTTTCCCTTCCTCCTACTTTCGTCAACCATATGGTAAATGAATTAGAAGAATGGCTGCGGCTTGCGGGCTATTACGTTCAAGGAAGACGGCCTCCTAGCATCCATCCGCTTCATCATGATTTGTTATGGCTTCTCGACGCAGCTGGCCACGCCGGTGCAATCCACGACAGCCTTGATCATGTAGAAAAGGACTTGAAACAGCAAAGCCTCACTTTTACAAAAGAATGGGAAGATTTTTATTTAAAAGCGGTTGAAATGGCAGGATATTTACGGACAAACGTATACGATTTCCCTGCTTTACATCGCTTTCACCGCGACATTCAATTGGAAATGGTTATTTTCCAATGTTTTTTGCGCGAATTGGAAGAGTTGGAGCTGAACAAAGAAGTGCTTGGCGTCCTCACTCCACTGATGGCGGACCATATGGCAAGAGAAGAATGTTATTATTTACAAAAATTATCTGAAACGACGAATGAAGTAAAGCCGCCTGCCTGCGATCCGACAAAACCTCGGACTGAATAATGGGCATCAAAAAAGCTGCCCCAGATGTGGGACAGCTTGCCTATTTGGATTGAATCGACTTTGTGCGATAGTCTGTTTCATAAAATTCCAGCTCTTCGCGAATCGTCTGAAATTCGCTTTCCAGCGACAGTAACAGCTTCTTGAACGAAGGCGGCGGAGTTTGGCGAAATTTCAGCGAATTGCGCCCGGTATAAGCAGAACGGCTGTCTTCGTACCAAGCATCGCTTTTCGGAGCAAAATATTCGGCGATGCATAAATGGTAAACGCGGTACAGCGTCTTTTCCGCGGCCGTTTTGCGAAACGGCTCTTCGCTCAATACGATGCGGCACGCCTCGAGCCCTTCTTCGCAATAGACAACAAGGCGGCGCAAATTGGAAAGCAGCAATTGATAATATGCTTTATCTCCACCCTCCTGTTCTTCCAAGAGTTTGGACAGCGTCGTCTCATTTAAATAATCGGACAGCGTCTGCACCGTTTTTTGCAAAAAAGCTTCGACTTGTTTCGTTTGCTGAAAAACGATTGCGTTTGCCATACAGAAAAACCCCCGTTACTTAGTTTAAGATGGCTGACGGACGAAACGAAGCGGCGACGATAACGAATATTGCCCTTTTGTCTCCAGCTCCATAAATAGTTCCGGCAGTTTCGTAAAGTCCATATGCGAAAAATAGCGGCGGAATTCTTCTTCCTCATTGATATATACGCGTTTGCGATGGCGGAAGCTCGGGTTTTGCAATAAGCAGACAAAGGCAACAATGTCGCGAAAATAAACGTCACGCCCCGGGACAGTAAAAATCGGATCGCCCTCATATGGCGTATACGCGGAAATGGATTGCTCAAAATAGCGCAAATATAAGACATGAAGCGTCTTTTCCACTCCGTCTTCACGAAACGTTACTTCCGAACGATTGAAATAATCCTCAGACGTATTCGATTGCGATTTTTCCAGCTCATACCCTTGCAAGCGGCAAATTTGCATAAAACGGCCCCCTTATTCACTTCCGAAACGATATACCCCTTTACTCCTATCTTATCATACTCACGTTGACTCGTTAAAATTTTCTTCAAATTTTTCAAAAAATAAATCCGCTTCCTTCTCCATTTCGCCGCCCTCTTGTAATTCTGGAAGCGGGGGCAGTTCCTCTAGTGTTTTGAGCCCAAAGTAGTCCAAAAATTCTTTTGTCGTGCCGTATAAAATCGGGCGTCCTGTTCCTTCCGCACGCCCGACTTCTTTGATCAGCGCTCTCGCCATTAACGTTTGGATCGGCTTGTCGCTTTTCACTCCACGGATTTCTTCGATTTCCGCCCTGGTGATCGGCTGGCGGTAAGCGATGATCGCCAGTGTCTCGAGTGCCGCTTGCGACAATGAAGTGGAACTAGGCGATTCGACAAGCTTTTTTAAATAAGGGGCATGTTCTTTTTTCGTCGCCAGCTGAAACACCCCCGCCAACTCCACAAGCTGAATGCCGCGCTGCCCGCGCTCATACTCTTCTTTTAAAGCAGAAACAATCTCTTTCGCCTGCTCCTCTTTGATTTCTAATACGGAAGCGATTTGCTGAAGGGACAGCCCCTCATCGCCGGCCGCAAACAGCAACCCTTCGACAATCGCCTTATATTCGCTCATCTCCATGTTATTCCATCCTTTCATTGCTAGAGATGAAAATGTCGGCAAAATTCCGTTCTTGTTCAATAATGATTGCGTTTTTTTTCATCAGCTCTAAAATCGCTAAAAACGTGACGACAATATATCCACGGTCATAATACGGAAATAAATCATAAAAATTTTTGCGCGTTTTCGTGTGCTTTAATTCTTGCAAAATTTCTTCCATGCGCTTTTCAATGGAAATGTCTTGCCGGGCGATTTTTGTCCGCAGCGGCTTTTGCAGTTTTTTGCGGCGCAACAGCTTGGAGAGCGCACCGAGCATGTCATACACATTAACTTGAAGCGGCCGCTGCATCAGCTCCTTTTCGTCCGCGTACATGCTTAAATCGCTCGGCGGCTTCGTAAATAAAAGCGCCCGTTCTTCTTCCTTCTTTTTTAACGCCTGCGCGGCTTCTTTATATTTTTTATATTCTAACAGCCGCTGCATCAGTTCTTCACGTGGGTCGCTTTCCGATAGCTCCATTCCTTCGTCCAATATTTCTTCCTCATGTTTCGGCAGCAGCATTTTGCTTTTGATCGCCAACAGCGTCGCCGCCATGACTAAATATTCGCTGGCAATATCGAGTTGCAATTCTTGCATCGTATGAATGTACGCCATGTACTGCTCGGTAATTTGCGCAACTGGAATATCATAAATATCAATTTCATAGCGATTAATTAAATGCAGTAAAAGGTCAAGCGGACCTTCAAACGCATCAATTTTCACGTTATATTGCACGTTCATCCCACCATTTTATGACACTATCGATAAGTATAGACGATAATCTGGCATTGTCCAAGCAATTTTTTACGACTAATATGATACAATGGATACCATACGGATACAACAAATAGGAGAGGTCGTGAAGCCATGTATCCCTGAAGCCTATATTCGTTATCTAGTTCATTTTCATACCGACCGCGATTATTTCGAGTGCCACGAAATATTGGAAGAACATTGGAAAGAGAATGGGTATAAAAAAGTATGGGTGGTGCTTATTCAAATCGCCGTCGCACTGTACCATCATCGCCGTGGCAACAATCAGGGGGCGCTGCGCATGATGCAAAAAGCGCGAGCGCTTTTAGAAAAAGAACAGCGAGCTATCCATGGACTAGGTCTGGATGAACAGCGGCTTGCCGAACAGCTCGAGCGCTATATGGAACGGATCATGCAAAATAAAGCATATAAAAGCATCGAACTGCCAATTCGTGATGAAACATTACGGAAAATATGTCAAACGATATGCGAAAAACAAGGGCTTACTTGGGGACAAGCAAGCGACTTAAACAATGTTTACTTAATGCATAAACATAAATTGCGCGATCGCACGGAAGTGATCGCGGCTCGGGAAAGAAAAAGAAAGAACAAAGAGCTGCCGGATCGTTAAGCGGCAGCTCTTTCATTAACACTCGCATTTATCGAAAAAGGGCGCGGTAAATTCATTTCCCTGCAATCGATGGTTTGGATACATATCTTTTACA
This window contains:
- the resA gene encoding thiol-disulfide oxidoreductase ResA, producing the protein MKKQQRLIMRTVILLLLLAAVGYTIYSNFFTEKERVKVGSVAPDFVLTDLQGKEHRLSDYRGKGVFLNFWGTWCKPCEKEMPYINRQYDVYKKQGVEVLAVNVGETKLSVQKFADRFGLTFPIMIDREDQVMNAYDVGQLPATFLIDKNGKVKKIITGTMTEEMVKQYMESIKP
- the rluB gene encoding 23S rRNA pseudouridine(2605) synthase RluB; the encoded protein is MERLQKVIARAGIASRRKAEQLILQGKVKVNGKVVTELGVKVGPQDKVEVDGIPVEREEPVYYLLYKPRGVISSVKDDKGRKVVTDFFKDLDKRIYPIGRLDYDTSGILLLTNDGDFANLLMHPRYEIEKVYIAKVKGIPTREQLKQLEKGIMLEDGMTAPAKVKMLSINKQKQTAIVEIRIHEGRNRQVRRMFEAIGCNVMKLKRERYAFLDLKGLNPGDYRELTPHEVKQLRALALSGGSK
- a CDS encoding spore maturation protein → MAFIQIISTWLIPVTIAFILLYGTIKKVPTYEAFVEGGKEGIQIAFSLIPYLVGMLVSIAIFRASGALDYMMNGIKPLADAIGLPAEVVPLAMIRTISGTAALGMTTDLIATYGPDSFIGRLASTIQGSTETTLYVLTVYFGAVGIKKMGDALKVGILADILSFIVSFFIVLLVFGK
- a CDS encoding nucleoside recognition domain-containing protein; translated protein: MVNLIWVLMALVGIVFAMFHGTMNKVNEAIFKSAKEAVTISIGMISILVFWLGLMKIAEEAGLLERLARVCKPLVRRLFPEVPPNHPALGYIVSNMIANMFGLGNAATPMGIKAMEELKKLNGHKDVASRSMVTFLAINTSSITLIPATVISIRMTYGSASPGEIIGTTLVASTISTVGAVLIDRYYYWKRTRKGGKR
- a CDS encoding D-alanyl-D-alanine carboxypeptidase family protein gives rise to the protein MKIRKQIVLFIAAMTMLFSCIPDQAKAMGEEKGMGGISAQSAILMEQHSGRILFEKDAHTKRRIASITKIMTAILAIESGKMDDTVTVSERAVHTEGSSIYLKEGEKIKLRDLVYGTMLRSGNDAAVAIAEHVGGSLEGFVFLMNQKAAEIGMRNTHFANPHGLDDSENHYSTAYDMALLMQYAMKNKEFRKISRTKVYRAPAAPGEDWDRVWRNKNKLLTKLYEYCTGGKTGYTKRAKRTLVTTASKGGMDLIAVTLDAPDDWNDHIAMYEYGFDHYKMAKVDRERIVKKIRDSFYRKNIQASRDLRYPVTEEEIKELRVKIYLLRPKKEWQKDESSIPIIVGKAVLYLGDKAVDEVPLLYKKSMSKETDHSVWNVFHFLGVGNDG
- a CDS encoding superoxide dismutase — its product is MNEQERFQQYVAEVKEWGKQVEQILLQRGEDGGDCRVDSLLSYIEHHGDAWTEDAIYELQRMVDEVYEKALVFQQNGQLAIRQEESGIEERQQTYVAAGKHVLPPLPYSYDALEPHISREIMRLHHTKHHQSYVDGLNKAEKMMKKARETNDYELLKHWEREAAFHGSGHYLHTIFWNNMHPEGGGQPRGALLEQIKRDFGSFERFKRHFTEAAKSVEGVGWALLIWSPRSRRLEILQTEKHQLMTQWDTIPLLVLDVWEHAYYLQYKNDRAAYINSWWNVVNWRDVEERFEQARKLQWKPF
- a CDS encoding DUF2935 domain-containing protein, encoding MNKTLEQEALWEMRFWIQILGDHCRFILESLAEKEKVEIDQAKRFIHVFDELLEEARRPSVESWAALVQRGKEAGERLRAFKLHLLKRLLTEKISFSLPPTFVNHMVNELEEWLRLAGYYVQGRRPPSIHPLHHDLLWLLDAAGHAGAIHDSLDHVEKDLKQQSLTFTKEWEDFYLKAVEMAGYLRTNVYDFPALHRFHRDIQLEMVIFQCFLRELEELELNKEVLGVLTPLMADHMAREECYYLQKLSETTNEVKPPACDPTKPRTE
- a CDS encoding YpuI family protein, with translation MANAIVFQQTKQVEAFLQKTVQTLSDYLNETTLSKLLEEQEGGDKAYYQLLLSNLRRLVVYCEEGLEACRIVLSEEPFRKTAAEKTLYRVYHLCIAEYFAPKSDAWYEDSRSAYTGRNSLKFRQTPPPSFKKLLLSLESEFQTIREELEFYETDYRTKSIQSK
- the scpB gene encoding SMC-Scp complex subunit ScpB — its product is MEMSEYKAIVEGLLFAAGDEGLSLQQIASVLEIKEEQAKEIVSALKEEYERGQRGIQLVELAGVFQLATKKEHAPYLKKLVESPSSTSLSQAALETLAIIAYRQPITRAEIEEIRGVKSDKPIQTLMARALIKEVGRAEGTGRPILYGTTKEFLDYFGLKTLEELPPLPELQEGGEMEKEADLFFEKFEENFNEST
- a CDS encoding segregation/condensation protein A codes for the protein MNVQYNVKIDAFEGPLDLLLHLINRYEIDIYDIPVAQITEQYMAYIHTMQELQLDIASEYLVMAATLLAIKSKMLLPKHEEEILDEGMELSESDPREELMQRLLEYKKYKEAAQALKKKEEERALLFTKPPSDLSMYADEKELMQRPLQVNVYDMLGALSKLLRRKKLQKPLRTKIARQDISIEKRMEEILQELKHTKTRKNFYDLFPYYDRGYIVVTFLAILELMKKNAIIIEQERNFADIFISSNERME
- a CDS encoding DUF309 domain-containing protein, whose translation is MDTIRIQQIGEVVKPCIPEAYIRYLVHFHTDRDYFECHEILEEHWKENGYKKVWVVLIQIAVALYHHRRGNNQGALRMMQKARALLEKEQRAIHGLGLDEQRLAEQLERYMERIMQNKAYKSIELPIRDETLRKICQTICEKQGLTWGQASDLNNVYLMHKHKLRDRTEVIAARERKRKNKELPDR